Proteins encoded together in one Urocitellus parryii isolate mUroPar1 chromosome 3, mUroPar1.hap1, whole genome shotgun sequence window:
- the LOC113194485 gene encoding LOW QUALITY PROTEIN: 3-ketoacyl-CoA thiolase B, peroxisomal (The sequence of the model RefSeq protein was modified relative to this genomic sequence to represent the inferred CDS: inserted 2 bases in 2 codons; deleted 1 base in 1 codon; substituted 2 bases at 2 genomic stop codons), with translation MGSGVNLRLQVVQGHLTDRPESGVALQAAPCFGNFRQASAADVVVVHGLRTALGKASRGVFKGGVYINGWNLNPGNIASYVKENKKARDCLIPWGEITSEKVAEWFGVSREKQDTFAVAFQQKAARAQSKGYFHAEIVPVTTTIHDDKGIKRSITVSQDEGICPNITMEGLAKMKPAFKDGGSTTLGNSSQVSDGAAAILLARRSKAEELGLPILGVLRLYAXLESPPDVMDIGPTYAIPTALENAGLTMNDEDIFEISEARXILVVYCVENLGIPPEKVNPLGGAVALGHLLGCTGAXQDIXLLNELKCCGKRAYGVVSMCIGTGMGAAAVFEYPVN, from the exons ATGGGCAG CGGCGTGAATTTGAGGCTGCAGGTAGTTCAGGGCCACCTCACCGACCGGCCCGAGTCGGGTGTCGCGCTACAGGCCGCTCCTTGCTTTGGTAACTTCAGGCAAGCCTCGGCCGCGGACGTGGTGGTGGTGCACGGACTGCGCACGGCCCTTGGCAAAGCGAGCCGCGGCGTCTTCAAG GGTGGAGTTTATATCAATGGTTGGAATTTGAACCCTGGAAACATTGCTTCCTATGTGAAGGAGAACAAGAAGGCCAGAGACTGCCTGATCCCCTGGGGTGA GATAACCTCGGAGAAAGTGGCTGAGTGGTTTGGCGTTTCAAGGGAGAAACAAGACACCTTTGCCGTGGCCTTCCAGCAGAA GGCAGCAAGAGCCCAGAGCAAGGGCTATTTCCACGCTGAGATTGTGCCTGTGACCACCACCATCCATGATGACAAGGGCATCAAGAGGAGCATCACTGTGTCCCAGGATGAGGGAATCTGCCCCAACATCACCATGGAGGGCCTGGCCAAAATGAAGCCTGCTTTCAAGGATGGCGGGTCCACCA CCCTAGGAAACTCTAGCCAGGTGAGCGATGGGGCAGCTGCCATCCTCTTGGCCCGGAGGTCCAAGGCAGAAGAGTTGGGCCTCCCCATCCTCGGGGTCCTGAGGCTCTATG GGTTGGAGTCCCCCCCTGATGTCATGGACATCGGACCTACATATGCCATTCCTACAGCCTTGGAGAATGCAG GGCTGACAATGAATGATGAGGACATCTTTGAGATCAGTGAGGCCAGGTGAATCTTA GTGGTTTACTGTGTGGAAAATCTAGGAATT CCCCCTGAGAAGGTGAACCCTCTGGGAGGAGCGGTGGCCCTGGGCCACCTCCTGGGCTGCACTGGGGCATGACAGGACA AGCTGCTGAATGAGCTAAAGTGCTGTGGGAAGAG GGCGTATGGAGTGGTATCCATGTGCATTGGCACTGGGATGGGAGCCGCTGCTGTCTTTGAATACCCTGTGAACTGA